In Bradyrhizobium erythrophlei, a single genomic region encodes these proteins:
- a CDS encoding DUF882 domain-containing protein gives MLTGFARQFNLPSLPKAGYQLGLTSVLLLAGLGVVHDASALNETRTLSFHHTHSGEDLTVTFKREGRYDEEALKQLNHFLRDWRSQEQTTMDRHLFDILWEVYRDVDGKKPIQIISAYRSPETNAMLRRRSAHTGVARFSQHMLGHAMDFYIPEVPLEQIRFAGLRLQRGGVGFYPTSGSPFVHLDTGNIRHWPRMTHDQLARVFPDGRTVHVPTDGTPLKGYELARAEIERRGSGDDAATIAKPANVLARLFGGKSNDEDEESAAPAVQAKPVAVTQVAVASKPAEPSAPRAKPAGATLQLAAADMQVVQPVKPKPPAASDKAEAKPQTPADIINARGFWDDMPATPNQATPAQVAALNARKALASTTDPQSTSSVPAAYQAMAYAPEASAPVDRTHVVAASAPVPRSTRPASSSRNSMAANDVTTVVAKGQNQGQDGVVATATRIVASSPSSDLWMRIMMLAPSASTSMSVTMLGDANLTLLSRLFVKPQATIVMGFSDDPLMGLTIDHFSGPATAPLTTQSFGLRTASLR, from the coding sequence GTGCTGACCGGTTTCGCACGCCAATTCAATTTGCCGTCTCTGCCGAAGGCCGGATATCAGCTCGGGTTAACCTCGGTGCTGCTCCTGGCGGGACTTGGCGTGGTCCACGACGCCAGCGCCCTGAACGAAACCCGCACCCTGTCGTTCCATCACACCCATTCCGGCGAAGACCTCACCGTCACCTTCAAGCGCGAAGGCCGCTACGATGAGGAAGCGCTGAAGCAGCTGAACCATTTCCTGCGTGACTGGCGAAGCCAGGAACAGACCACGATGGATCGGCACCTGTTCGATATCCTCTGGGAAGTCTACCGCGACGTCGACGGCAAGAAGCCGATCCAGATCATCTCCGCTTACCGTTCCCCCGAAACCAACGCCATGCTCCGCCGCCGCTCCGCCCACACCGGCGTGGCGCGTTTCAGCCAGCACATGCTTGGCCATGCGATGGACTTCTACATCCCGGAAGTGCCGCTCGAGCAGATCCGTTTCGCAGGCCTGCGGCTCCAGCGTGGCGGCGTCGGCTTCTATCCCACCTCGGGATCGCCATTCGTACATCTCGACACCGGCAACATCCGCCACTGGCCGCGGATGACCCACGACCAGCTCGCGCGCGTATTCCCCGACGGGCGCACGGTCCACGTCCCCACCGACGGTACGCCGCTGAAGGGATATGAACTCGCCCGCGCCGAGATCGAGCGGCGCGGCAGCGGTGACGATGCGGCAACGATCGCCAAGCCGGCGAACGTGCTGGCCCGCTTGTTTGGCGGCAAGTCGAACGACGAGGACGAAGAAAGCGCCGCGCCTGCCGTTCAAGCCAAGCCCGTTGCGGTCACGCAGGTTGCCGTCGCCAGCAAGCCGGCAGAGCCGTCGGCGCCGCGTGCCAAGCCCGCAGGTGCGACCTTGCAACTGGCTGCGGCCGACATGCAGGTCGTTCAGCCCGTCAAGCCGAAGCCGCCGGCTGCATCGGACAAGGCTGAGGCCAAGCCGCAAACGCCGGCTGATATCATCAACGCACGCGGTTTCTGGGACGACATGCCGGCGACGCCGAACCAGGCAACGCCGGCGCAGGTCGCCGCCCTCAATGCCCGCAAGGCGCTCGCATCGACCACCGATCCGCAGTCGACATCAAGCGTTCCGGCTGCCTATCAGGCGATGGCCTACGCGCCGGAAGCGTCCGCGCCGGTTGACCGCACCCATGTCGTCGCCGCCAGCGCGCCGGTCCCCCGCAGCACGCGCCCTGCTTCATCCAGCCGCAATTCGATGGCGGCCAACGACGTCACGACCGTCGTCGCCAAGGGCCAAAATCAGGGTCAGGACGGCGTGGTCGCGACCGCTACGCGGATCGTAGCCTCGTCGCCATCCAGCGACCTATGGATGCGCATCATGATGCTGGCGCCGAGCGCGAGCACGTCGATGTCGGTCACCATGCTTGGCGACGCCAACTTGACCTTGCTGAGCAGGCTGTTCGTCAAGCCGCAGGCGACGATCGTGATGGGCTTCTCGGACGATCCGCTGATGGGCCTGACCATCGACCATTTCAGCGGCCCGGCCACCGCACCGCTGACGACGCAATCGTTCGGATTGCGGACGGCGTCGCTGCGCTAA
- a CDS encoding DUF2312 domain-containing protein, translating into MATSAAVQEDEAPATRFAKDQLKAIIERIERLEEEKKTISDDIRDVYAEAKGNGFDVKALRTIVRMRKQDANERAEQETILETYLQALGML; encoded by the coding sequence ATGGCCACGTCTGCTGCCGTCCAGGAAGACGAAGCCCCCGCGACGCGCTTCGCCAAGGATCAGCTCAAGGCCATTATCGAGCGCATCGAGCGGCTGGAGGAAGAAAAGAAGACCATCTCCGACGATATCCGCGACGTCTATGCGGAGGCGAAAGGCAACGGCTTCGATGTCAAGGCGCTGCGCACCATCGTCCGGATGCGCAAGCAGGACGCCAACGAGCGCGCGGAACAGGAAACCATCCTGGAGACCTATCTACAGGCGTTGGGGATGCTGTGA
- a CDS encoding DUF1244 domain-containing protein: MAIDDKTRTELEAAAFRRLVGHLRERTDVQNIDLMNLAGFCRNCLSNWLKEEADAKGVAISKDESREAVYGMPYETWKEKFQGTATKEQVAAMKKAGPGH, from the coding sequence ATGGCGATCGACGACAAAACCAGAACAGAACTTGAAGCGGCGGCGTTTCGGCGGCTCGTGGGGCACTTACGCGAACGCACCGATGTTCAGAATATCGACCTGATGAATCTCGCCGGCTTCTGCCGCAACTGCCTTTCCAACTGGCTCAAAGAAGAGGCCGACGCCAAGGGCGTGGCGATCAGCAAGGATGAGAGCCGCGAGGCCGTCTACGGCATGCCTTACGAGACCTGGAAGGAAAAATTTCAGGGAACGGCCACGAAAGAGCAGGTGGCCGCGATGAAGAAGGCCGGTCCTGGACACTGA
- a CDS encoding DUF1036 domain-containing protein yields the protein MTAKDSLFPAHTAKRLRAALAPALLLVLVCLWNGSAAADFRLCNNTSSRVGIALGYKDAEGWTTEGWWNVSSRSCETLLRGTLVARFYYIYALDYDRGGEWSGQAFMCSRDKEFTIRGADNCLARGFDRTGFFEVDTGDQRAWTVQLTDSNEQQPAQRVPGIPGTIGPGGPGNIPGISNPPGGLPPGTLPPAPAPGTKP from the coding sequence ATGACTGCAAAAGATTCGCTTTTTCCGGCCCACACTGCAAAACGCCTCCGCGCCGCCCTAGCACCAGCTTTGCTGTTGGTGCTGGTCTGCCTGTGGAACGGATCGGCAGCCGCGGACTTTCGTCTCTGCAACAACACATCGAGCCGGGTCGGTATCGCGCTCGGTTACAAGGACGCCGAGGGCTGGACCACCGAAGGCTGGTGGAACGTGTCCTCGCGAAGCTGTGAAACGCTGCTGCGCGGCACGCTGGTGGCGCGGTTCTATTATATCTACGCGCTCGATTACGATCGTGGCGGCGAGTGGTCGGGGCAGGCTTTCATGTGCTCGCGCGACAAGGAATTCACCATCCGCGGCGCGGATAATTGTCTGGCGCGCGGCTTCGACCGGACTGGCTTCTTCGAAGTAGACACCGGCGACCAGAGGGCCTGGACCGTGCAACTCACCGATTCCAACGAACAACAGCCGGCGCAGCGCGTGCCGGGAATTCCCGGTACGATTGGTCCGGGTGGTCCCGGAAATATTCCGGGCATCTCCAATCCGCCTGGCGGATTGCCGCCGGGTACGCTGCCACCAGCGCCGGCGCCTGGGACCAAGCCATGA
- the pyk gene encoding pyruvate kinase: MRRMRRIKILATLGPASSDSSVIRKLFEAGADVFRINMSHTPHDKMRELVKNIRNVESSYGRPIGILVDLQGPKLRLGSFADGAVQLHNGQSFVLDSDKAPGDGTRVQLPHPEILAALKPGHALLLDDGKVRLIAEETSPDRAVTRVVIGGKMSDRKGVSLPDTDLPVSAMTPKDRADLEAALVTGVDWIALSFVQRAEDVIEAKKLIRGRAAVMAKIEKPQAIDRLPEIIEASDALMVARGDLGVELPLERVPGLQKQMTRMARRAGKPVVVATQMLESMIQSPVPTRAEVSDVATAVYEGADAIMLSAESAAGKFPVEAVSTMNRIGEEVERDPTYRGVVNAQRAEPEPTVGDAIADAARQIAETLDLSAIICWTSSGSTALRVARERPKPPVVAITPNLVTGRKLSAVWGVHCVVAEDAKNLDDMVNRAGSIAFRDGFARAGQRIIIVAGVPLRSPGTTNMLRIASVGPDEEADV, encoded by the coding sequence ATGAGGCGTATGCGCCGGATCAAGATTCTTGCAACGCTCGGCCCCGCCTCTTCCGACAGCAGTGTCATCCGGAAGTTGTTCGAGGCGGGCGCCGACGTTTTCCGCATCAACATGAGCCACACCCCGCACGACAAGATGCGGGAGCTGGTCAAGAACATCCGTAACGTCGAAAGCAGTTATGGGCGGCCGATCGGCATTCTGGTCGACCTGCAAGGCCCGAAGCTCCGGCTTGGCTCGTTCGCCGACGGCGCGGTGCAGCTCCACAACGGCCAGAGCTTTGTGCTCGATTCCGACAAGGCTCCGGGCGACGGCACCCGCGTTCAACTGCCCCATCCGGAAATTCTCGCAGCCCTCAAGCCCGGCCATGCGCTTCTGCTCGATGACGGCAAGGTACGCCTGATCGCCGAGGAAACCTCGCCCGATCGCGCCGTCACCCGCGTCGTGATCGGCGGGAAGATGTCGGACCGCAAGGGCGTCAGCCTGCCGGACACGGATCTTCCGGTCTCCGCGATGACGCCGAAAGACCGCGCTGATCTCGAGGCGGCGCTGGTGACCGGCGTCGACTGGATCGCGCTTTCGTTCGTGCAGCGCGCCGAGGACGTCATCGAGGCCAAGAAACTGATCCGAGGCCGCGCCGCGGTGATGGCCAAGATCGAGAAGCCGCAAGCGATCGATCGGCTGCCCGAAATCATCGAAGCCTCCGATGCGCTGATGGTGGCGCGCGGCGATCTCGGCGTCGAATTGCCGCTGGAGCGCGTACCGGGCCTGCAAAAGCAGATGACGCGGATGGCGCGGCGCGCCGGCAAGCCGGTGGTGGTCGCAACGCAAATGCTGGAATCGATGATCCAGTCGCCGGTGCCGACGCGCGCGGAAGTGTCCGACGTCGCGACCGCCGTCTACGAAGGCGCCGATGCCATCATGCTGTCAGCGGAATCGGCGGCCGGCAAATTTCCGGTCGAGGCGGTCTCGACCATGAATCGCATCGGCGAGGAAGTCGAGCGCGACCCGACCTATCGCGGCGTGGTCAATGCGCAACGCGCCGAACCCGAACCGACCGTGGGCGATGCGATTGCGGATGCGGCGCGGCAGATCGCCGAGACGCTCGATCTTTCCGCGATCATCTGCTGGACCAGTTCGGGATCGACCGCGCTGCGGGTCGCGCGCGAGCGGCCCAAGCCACCGGTCGTGGCGATCACACCGAACCTCGTCACGGGGCGAAAACTGTCGGCGGTGTGGGGCGTGCATTGCGTCGTCGCCGAGGACGCCAAGAATCTCGACGACATGGTGAACCGCGCCGGCAGCATCGCCTTCCGTGACGGTTTCGCACGCGCCGGCCAGCGCATCATCATCGTGGCCGGCGTACCGCTGCGTTCGCCCGGCACCACCAACATGCTGCGCATCGCCTCCGTCGGACCTGACGAAGAGGCGGATGTGTAA
- a CDS encoding OsmC family protein — translation MTTTSGSAKWRGGIKDGKGAISTKSGALSEYPYGFASRFEGKPGSNPEELIGAAHAACFTMALSLILGEAKLTAEQMETKADVTLEKVGDGFAITAVHLSLNAKVPGADNAKFQELAGMAKAGCPVSKLLNTKITLDAKLV, via the coding sequence ATGACCACCACATCGGGATCGGCGAAATGGCGAGGCGGCATCAAGGACGGCAAGGGCGCGATTTCGACCAAGAGCGGCGCCTTAAGTGAATATCCCTATGGCTTCGCCAGCCGCTTCGAAGGCAAGCCCGGCTCCAACCCGGAAGAACTGATCGGCGCCGCGCATGCGGCCTGTTTCACCATGGCGCTGTCGCTGATCCTCGGCGAGGCCAAGCTCACCGCCGAGCAAATGGAAACCAAGGCCGATGTCACGCTTGAAAAAGTCGGCGACGGCTTTGCCATCACCGCGGTGCATCTTTCACTGAATGCCAAAGTCCCGGGCGCGGACAACGCGAAGTTTCAGGAACTCGCCGGCATGGCCAAGGCCGGTTGTCCGGTGTCGAAACTGCTCAACACCAAGATCACGCTGGACGCAAAACTGGTCTGA
- a CDS encoding TetR/AcrR family transcriptional regulator, whose translation MVYRRTHQVVKRLAARRSAIMTAARNAASEGGMAAVQIAPIAVRANVAAGTVYRYFPSKAELISELIADVSRDELAAIRRAADAAPGPSSALAAAVTTVAVHALSQRKLAWGILAEPVDVDVSVSRLASRRAVVAEIAGRIDAAVRAGHLPAQDTSLAATALLGALNEALVGPLAAENMEDPGKLRDAVQTVTLLALRAVGVMDARARGLVVQAVLPAKALVGA comes from the coding sequence ATGGTCTATCGGCGGACCCATCAGGTCGTAAAGCGCCTCGCGGCGCGCCGCAGCGCCATCATGACCGCAGCGCGCAACGCCGCGTCGGAAGGCGGGATGGCCGCAGTCCAGATCGCGCCGATCGCGGTTCGCGCCAATGTCGCGGCTGGCACCGTCTATCGCTACTTCCCTTCGAAGGCCGAATTGATTTCCGAATTGATCGCGGACGTCTCGCGCGACGAACTGGCGGCGATCCGCCGCGCCGCGGATGCCGCGCCCGGTCCGTCATCGGCGCTGGCCGCGGCCGTTACCACGGTTGCCGTGCATGCGCTGTCGCAACGCAAGCTCGCTTGGGGCATCCTGGCCGAACCGGTCGATGTCGATGTCAGCGTGTCGCGGCTCGCGAGCCGCCGTGCGGTGGTTGCCGAAATCGCAGGCCGGATCGATGCGGCCGTTCGCGCCGGTCATCTGCCGGCGCAGGATACGAGCCTTGCCGCAACCGCGCTGCTCGGCGCGTTGAACGAGGCGCTGGTCGGACCGCTCGCAGCGGAGAACATGGAAGATCCGGGAAAGCTCCGCGATGCGGTGCAAACCGTGACGCTGTTGGCGCTGCGCGCGGTTGGGGTGATGGATGCCCGCGCCCGTGGCCTCGTGGTGCAGGCGGTTTTGCCCGCCAAGGCGCTGGTCGGCGCGTAA
- a CDS encoding glycosyltransferase family 87 protein, protein MATLTSDITMPTARSAIPPALSIGCLVLCMINVALLQNGSTAHWWLFDENGLGIPTDFVNVWSAGRLVLDGHPALAYDWGIQKEVQVAVLGQSYPGNFAWHYPPPFLFVASVLAHFPYGVAFVGWAAVSFLPYLAVMRAIIGRSFGFLLAAAFPVVFTNTLVGQNGFLTAALIGGTLVAMPRWPTLSGICLGLLSYKPQYGLLLPLVLIAASQWRVFFTAGVVAVSLAAVSWLAFGTESWQAFVHWVPMFNQAFLVEGRAPWGKLQSIFGLTRYFGGPESLAWTLQWILSATVAVVLALIWRSRNVRHELKAAALAAGALLVTPYLFLYDEMVLAIAVAFLVRVGLDEGFERHELPAFGLVAVLLMMFSLLGAPTGFAATVVVTVLIAYRVGPWWRGQGAPVPAAAAAI, encoded by the coding sequence ATGGCGACGCTGACGTCCGATATCACCATGCCCACAGCTAGGAGCGCGATTCCGCCCGCGCTCTCGATCGGCTGCCTGGTCTTGTGCATGATCAACGTGGCGCTCCTGCAAAACGGGTCCACCGCCCATTGGTGGCTGTTCGACGAAAACGGGCTCGGCATCCCGACCGATTTCGTCAACGTCTGGTCCGCCGGCCGTCTGGTGCTCGACGGTCATCCAGCGCTCGCTTATGACTGGGGCATCCAGAAAGAGGTTCAGGTCGCGGTTCTCGGCCAGAGCTATCCCGGCAATTTCGCCTGGCATTATCCGCCGCCGTTCCTGTTCGTGGCGTCGGTGCTGGCGCATTTCCCCTACGGCGTGGCTTTTGTCGGCTGGGCTGCGGTGAGCTTCCTGCCGTATCTCGCGGTCATGCGCGCGATCATCGGCCGCTCCTTCGGCTTTCTGCTCGCCGCCGCCTTTCCGGTGGTGTTCACCAATACGCTGGTCGGGCAAAACGGATTTCTCACGGCAGCGCTGATCGGCGGCACACTGGTCGCCATGCCGCGCTGGCCGACCCTGTCGGGCATCTGCCTCGGGCTTTTGAGCTACAAGCCGCAATATGGTTTGCTGTTGCCGCTGGTGCTGATCGCAGCCTCGCAGTGGCGCGTGTTCTTCACCGCCGGCGTCGTTGCGGTGTCGCTCGCCGCGGTTTCCTGGCTCGCCTTCGGCACCGAGAGCTGGCAGGCCTTCGTTCACTGGGTGCCGATGTTCAACCAGGCTTTCCTGGTCGAGGGGCGCGCGCCGTGGGGCAAGCTGCAAAGCATCTTCGGACTGACCCGCTATTTCGGCGGGCCTGAATCGCTAGCCTGGACATTGCAATGGATCTTGAGCGCCACCGTCGCGGTTGTGCTGGCGCTGATATGGCGCAGCCGCAACGTCCGGCATGAGCTGAAAGCCGCGGCGCTCGCCGCCGGCGCGCTGCTGGTGACGCCGTATCTGTTCCTTTACGACGAGATGGTGCTCGCGATCGCCGTGGCCTTTCTCGTTCGCGTCGGGCTGGACGAGGGATTTGAGCGGCACGAACTGCCGGCGTTCGGTCTTGTCGCCGTGTTGCTAATGATGTTTTCGCTTCTGGGCGCGCCGACAGGCTTCGCGGCGACGGTGGTGGTCACCGTCCTCATCGCCTATCGCGTCGGACCGTGGTGGCGCGGGCAAGGGGCGCCTGTTCCGGCCGCCGCTGCCGCAATCTAG
- a CDS encoding NCS1 family nucleobase:cation symporter-1, producing MSGSPNDIPVIAVPNANSRLYNHDLAPIAPAGRTWGIFSIFAMWMSDVHSVGGYTFAASLFFLGLNGWEVLLAMVVGITIVYFLMNLIGRPSLKYGTPFPVVARMSFGVMGANVAAGLRGIVGIVWYGVQTYFASKAVQALVLTFYPAAEAWTHSGFAGLTLLGWGSFLFMWIFQLLIFLNGMETIRKFIDFCGPVVYIVMFALAIWIVMQTGVSSLSLQLSPRAEGSAIGHMANAAMLIVAYFAALLLNFGDFSRFAKDERSMKVGNFLGLPVNFIVFAIITVIVTAGTVKVFGEAIMDPVAIVERIGNPWVVAIGSITFIVATMGINIVANFVSPAYDISNLYPGKIDFRRGGLITSILSVIVCPWIFVSSPQAITIFVSIFGAALGPMFGIMVADYYLVKRQQIVLNDLYSMSPTGSLHFENGWNSRALLALAGSAAISIGLALAGAYGVITNVGDWGWLIGAALGALSYAALMRGREVRAPSRAVA from the coding sequence ATGTCAGGTTCACCGAACGACATACCCGTCATTGCCGTCCCGAATGCCAACTCCAGACTTTATAACCACGATCTGGCGCCGATTGCTCCGGCGGGACGCACGTGGGGCATCTTCAGCATCTTCGCGATGTGGATGTCGGACGTCCATTCGGTCGGCGGCTACACCTTCGCCGCGAGCCTTTTCTTCCTCGGTTTGAACGGATGGGAAGTGCTGCTGGCGATGGTGGTCGGCATTACCATCGTGTATTTCCTGATGAACCTGATCGGGCGTCCGTCGCTGAAATACGGCACGCCGTTTCCGGTCGTGGCACGGATGTCGTTTGGCGTGATGGGCGCCAATGTCGCCGCGGGCCTGCGCGGCATCGTCGGCATCGTGTGGTACGGCGTGCAGACCTACTTCGCCTCGAAAGCTGTTCAAGCGCTGGTGCTGACGTTTTATCCCGCCGCCGAAGCGTGGACCCATTCGGGCTTTGCCGGGCTTACGCTCCTGGGCTGGGGCAGCTTCCTTTTCATGTGGATCTTCCAACTCCTGATCTTCCTCAATGGCATGGAAACGATCCGCAAGTTCATCGATTTCTGCGGACCGGTCGTCTACATCGTGATGTTTGCGCTGGCGATCTGGATCGTGATGCAGACCGGCGTTTCCAGCCTGTCATTGCAACTGAGCCCGCGTGCCGAAGGATCCGCGATCGGGCATATGGCGAATGCAGCGATGCTGATCGTGGCTTATTTCGCCGCGCTGCTGCTCAACTTCGGCGACTTCTCGCGTTTCGCGAAAGACGAACGGTCGATGAAGGTCGGCAATTTCCTCGGCCTTCCCGTCAACTTCATCGTGTTCGCCATCATCACCGTGATCGTCACCGCAGGCACCGTGAAAGTGTTCGGCGAGGCGATCATGGACCCCGTCGCTATCGTCGAACGCATCGGAAACCCCTGGGTCGTTGCCATCGGCTCGATCACCTTCATCGTCGCCACCATGGGCATCAACATCGTCGCCAACTTCGTGTCGCCGGCCTACGACATCTCCAATCTCTATCCCGGCAAGATCGATTTCCGTCGCGGCGGCCTCATCACTTCGATCCTTTCGGTGATCGTGTGTCCGTGGATCTTCGTCTCGAGCCCGCAGGCGATCACGATCTTCGTCAGCATCTTCGGCGCCGCGTTGGGTCCGATGTTCGGGATCATGGTCGCCGACTATTACCTCGTGAAACGCCAGCAGATCGTGCTCAACGATCTCTATTCGATGTCGCCAACCGGTTCGCTGCATTTCGAGAACGGCTGGAACAGCAGAGCATTGCTGGCGCTGGCCGGTTCGGCTGCGATCTCGATCGGGCTCGCGCTGGCAGGCGCCTATGGCGTCATCACCAATGTCGGTGATTGGGGCTGGCTGATCGGGGCCGCGCTGGGCGCGCTGTCCTACGCGGCGCTGATGCGCGGCCGCGAGGTGAGGGCGCCGTCGAGAGCCGTGGCCTGA
- a CDS encoding DUF3052 family protein: protein MAGYTSKPVAQKLGIKPGFCIFVDGAPSAYGAMVGPLPAEVTIKAEPKPSLDMVHLFATRTTGLVAKLRRYRKAIAPDGMIWVSWPKKSSGVESDLSDVVVRDTALPLGLVDIKVCAIDDTWSGLKFVIPKDQRPHRAKETR, encoded by the coding sequence ATGGCCGGCTACACAAGCAAACCAGTTGCGCAAAAGCTCGGCATCAAGCCGGGCTTTTGTATTTTTGTCGATGGCGCGCCCTCGGCCTATGGCGCCATGGTCGGCCCGTTGCCGGCCGAGGTCACGATCAAGGCCGAACCGAAACCGTCCCTCGACATGGTGCACCTGTTCGCAACGCGCACGACGGGCCTCGTCGCAAAGCTACGGCGTTACCGCAAGGCGATCGCACCCGACGGCATGATCTGGGTGTCGTGGCCGAAAAAGTCTTCCGGTGTCGAAAGCGATCTGAGCGACGTCGTGGTGCGCGACACGGCGCTTCCCCTTGGCCTCGTCGATATCAAGGTGTGCGCGATCGACGACACCTGGTCCGGCTTGAAGTTCGTGATCCCGAAAGACCAGCGGCCGCACCGCGCGAAAGAGACGCGATGA
- the ftsH gene encoding ATP-dependent zinc metalloprotease FtsH, which produces MNANLRNFALWVIIVLLLLALFTLFQNPGQRASSQDISFSQLLTEVDAKHVRDVVIQGPEIHGTFTNGSSFQTYAPNDPTLVAKLYAGQVQITAKPPGDNVPWFVSLLVSWLPFIALIGVWIFLSRQMQGGAGKAMGFGKSRAKMLTEAHGRVTFEDVAGVDEAKQDLQEIVEFLRDPGKYQRLGGRIPRGVLLVGPPGTGKTLIARAVAGEANVPFFTISGSDFVEMFVGVGASRVRDMFEQAKKNAPCIIFIDEIDAVGRHRGAGLGGGNDEREQTLNQLLVEMDGFEANEGVILIAATNRPDVLDPALLRPGRFDRQVVVPNPDVVGREQILKVHVRKVPLAPDINLKTIARGTPGFSGADLMNLVNEAALTAARRNKRMVTQAEFEEAKDKVMMGAERKSLVMTEEEKLLTAYHEGGHAIVGLNVIATDPIHKATIIPRGRALGMVMQLPERDKLSMSLEQMTSRLAIMMGGRVAEELVFGREKVTSGASSDIEQATRLARMMVTRWGLSEALGTVSYGENQDEVFLGMSVSRTQNASEATVQKIDTEIRRFVEEGYNQATQILTDRREDLEVLAKGLLEYETLTGDEIQDLLKGKKPNRESVLEPTTPRASAVPPAGKPRPRPDPDPGLEPQPQA; this is translated from the coding sequence ATGAACGCCAATTTGCGCAATTTCGCCCTGTGGGTCATCATTGTCCTGCTGCTATTGGCCTTGTTCACGCTTTTCCAGAATCCCGGTCAGCGCGCCTCGTCACAGGATATCTCGTTCTCGCAGCTGTTGACTGAGGTCGACGCCAAGCACGTGCGCGACGTCGTGATTCAGGGGCCGGAGATTCACGGCACCTTCACCAACGGTTCGAGCTTCCAGACCTATGCGCCGAATGATCCGACGCTGGTAGCGAAGCTTTACGCCGGCCAGGTGCAGATCACCGCCAAGCCGCCCGGCGACAATGTGCCGTGGTTCGTCTCGCTCCTGGTGTCGTGGCTGCCATTCATTGCCTTGATCGGCGTGTGGATCTTCCTGTCGCGGCAGATGCAGGGCGGTGCCGGCAAGGCCATGGGCTTTGGCAAGTCGCGCGCCAAGATGCTGACCGAAGCGCACGGCCGTGTGACCTTTGAAGACGTCGCCGGTGTGGATGAGGCCAAGCAGGATTTGCAGGAAATCGTCGAATTCCTGCGCGACCCCGGCAAGTATCAGCGGCTCGGCGGACGGATTCCGCGCGGCGTGCTGCTGGTCGGTCCTCCCGGCACCGGCAAGACGCTGATCGCGCGTGCGGTCGCCGGCGAAGCCAACGTTCCCTTCTTCACGATTTCCGGCTCGGACTTCGTCGAAATGTTCGTCGGCGTCGGCGCAAGCCGCGTCCGCGACATGTTCGAACAGGCCAAGAAGAACGCGCCGTGCATCATCTTCATCGACGAAATCGACGCGGTTGGCCGGCATCGTGGCGCAGGCCTCGGCGGCGGCAATGACGAGCGCGAGCAGACGCTGAACCAGTTGCTGGTCGAGATGGACGGCTTCGAGGCCAATGAGGGCGTCATCCTCATCGCAGCCACCAACCGTCCCGACGTGCTCGATCCGGCGCTGCTGCGTCCGGGCCGCTTCGACCGCCAGGTCGTGGTGCCCAATCCGGACGTCGTTGGCCGCGAGCAAATTCTCAAGGTTCACGTTCGCAAGGTGCCGCTTGCGCCGGATATCAATCTCAAGACCATCGCACGCGGCACGCCCGGTTTCTCCGGTGCCGACCTGATGAACCTCGTCAATGAGGCGGCGCTGACGGCTGCACGCCGCAACAAGCGCATGGTGACGCAGGCGGAGTTCGAAGAGGCCAAGGACAAGGTCATGATGGGCGCCGAGCGCAAGTCGCTGGTCATGACCGAGGAAGAGAAATTGCTGACCGCCTATCACGAAGGCGGCCATGCGATCGTCGGCCTCAACGTCATCGCTACCGACCCGATCCACAAGGCAACCATCATCCCGCGAGGCCGCGCTCTGGGCATGGTGATGCAACTGCCGGAACGCGACAAGCTGTCGATGTCGCTCGAGCAGATGACGTCACGCCTGGCGATCATGATGGGCGGTCGTGTTGCCGAAGAACTGGTGTTCGGCCGCGAGAAGGTAACTTCCGGCGCCTCTTCCGACATCGAGCAGGCGACGCGGCTGGCACGCATGATGGTGACCCGCTGGGGTCTTTCGGAAGCACTCGGAACCGTGTCCTACGGCGAGAACCAGGACGAGGTTTTCCTGGGGATGTCGGTGTCGCGTACCCAGAACGCTTCCGAGGCGACGGTTCAGAAGATCGACACCGAGATCCGGCGGTTCGTCGAGGAGGGCTACAACCAGGCCACGCAGATCCTCACCGACAGGCGTGAAGATCTCGAAGTGCTCGCCAAGGGCCTTCTGGAATACGAAACGCTGACCGGCGACGAGATTCAGGATCTCCTGAAGGGCAAGAAGCCGAACCGCGAGTCGGTGCTGGAGCCGACGACGCCGCGTGCCTCGGCGGTGCCGCCCGCCGGCAAGCCGCGTCCGCGTCCCGATCCGGATCCCGGACTGGAGCCGCAGCCGCAGGCGTAA